The Rhodothermus sp. nucleotide sequence TAACTATACGCCGGCGCTTGAGGACACAGGAGGATACGACAAAAAAGCATCTTTTCGCATCAATGGGGGACCGTGGATTCCTATCGACAACGCCCACTTCAAAGCTTTCTACCCGGAAGCGCGCATGTACCGGGAGCCGCTTACCGGGCCGATCGGCGGGCCTTATCGGACATTGCGTGGGATGATTTCGATTCGGGAGACGGGCCGATTGAAGCCCGGAAAGAACGTGATCGAATTCCGATTCAACGGCACAGAGGGCATAACTTCAGGCTATCGCGTGCTGGAGCTGGATCTGCGACGAGGCGGACGCAACGGACAGAGCGTGCTGCAGGGTACCCGGTTCGTGTGGGACGATCCGGCACAGTGGAGACCACCCGAAGGGTACGACACGCCCGAGGCCATTGCCGAGGGCCAGCGTCTGTGGTTGGAACGCCGTCTGCTGGTAGAGAGCCCGATCAATCCCCGGCCGATTGTGGCGGCCTGCGCCGATTGTCATGCCACGAGTGGCCGGGACCTGAAGTACTTCAACTTTTCCAATCATGCCATTATTGAGCGGGCGAAGTTTCACGGGCTTTCGGAGGACGAGGGGA carries:
- a CDS encoding T9SS C-terminal target domain-containing protein — encoded protein: MRYFLGMLLGGLLLVSGLAPFLEADEEVVVTLPIEVIGPDGYTVAVEVFVSDTMGVDSLYLKAHNLGYNYTPALEDTGGYDKKASFRINGGPWIPIDNAHFKAFYPEARMYREPLTGPIGGPYRTLRGMISIRETGRLKPGKNVIEFRFNGTEGITSGYRVLELDLRRGGRNGQSVLQGTRFVWDDPAQWRPPEGYDTPEAIAEGQRLWLERRLLVESPINPRPIVAACADCHATSGRDLKYFNFSNHAIIERAKFHGLSEDEGKKIAAYIRSIDLKLPPGETVASCGGRPWDPPYQPGPGLSKR